The following proteins are encoded in a genomic region of Candidatus Methylomirabilota bacterium:
- a CDS encoding DUF4331 family protein, translating to MKRLRDPRMAILFGGLAALLALLVVSPWIARVKGADHREAPLINEDPAADLADVFAFINPNDPTKVVFAMTVNGFAVPGVRASYSFS from the coding sequence ATGAAAAGGCTGAGAGACCCCCGGATGGCGATTCTGTTTGGAGGCTTGGCAGCGTTGCTGGCGCTCCTCGTCGTCTCGCCCTGGATTGCCAGGGTCAAGGGTGCTGACCACCGGGAAGCCCCGCTCATCAACGAGGACCCGGCGGCCGACCTCGCCGACGTCTTCGCCTTCATCAACCCGAACGACCCCACGAAGGTCGTGTTCGCGATGACGGTCAACGGCTTCGCAGTCCCGGGTGTCCGCGCCTCATACTCCTTCAGC